The Amycolatopsis methanolica 239 nucleotide sequence TGTTCGGCATCCTGCTGCTCATCGCCGACCGCGTCGGCCGCCAGTACCGGACGCTGGACCAGCTGACGGTCCCGCACGGCATCGGCTACGGCTTCGCCCAGGCGATGGCCCTGATCCCCGGCGTGTCGCGCTCCGGTGGCACCGTCACGGCCGGCCTGTTCCTCGGCTACACCCGCGCCGAGGCCGCCGAGTACGCGTTCCTGCTGGCCCTGCCCGCCGTGTTCGGCTCCGGCCTGTACAAGCTGACCGACATCGGCGGCGAGAACAGCCCCGAGTGGGGTCCCACCATCCTCGCCACCCTGGTTGCCTTCGGCGTCGGCTACCTGGTGATCGCGTGGCTGATGAACTACATCAAGACCAAGAGCTACGTGCCGTTCGTGATCTACCGGATCGCGCTCGGTGTCCTGCTCATCGTGCTGGTCGCCACCGGCGCCCTTGATCCGAACGCCGGTCCCGCCATGTAGGTTGGCGGCGTGGCTACCGTGATCCTGCTCCGGCACGGCCGCTCGACCGCGAACGGTTCGGGCGTGCTGGCCGGGCGGACCCCCAAGGTCGGGCTCGACGACACCGGCCGCGCGCAGGCGCGGGCGCTCGTCGAGCGGCTGGCCGGCGTGCCGCTGGCCGAGGTCGTGTGCTCGCCGATGCTGCGCTGCAAGAACACGGTGGCCCCGCTCGTCGCCGAGCGGGGCCTGACCCGCACCGTCGAACCGCGGCTGTCCGAAGTGGACTACGGCGAGTGGACCGGCCGCGAGCTGAAGGACCTGGTCAAGGAACCGCTGTGGCGGGTCGTGCAGGCCCACCCCTCGGCCGCGGTGTTCCCCGGCGGTGAGGGCCTGGCCGGCATGCAGGCCCGCGCGGTCGCCGCGGTGCGCGAGCACGACGCGCGGATCACCGCCGAGCACGGCGACCACGCCGTCTGGCTGCTGTGCAGCCACGGCGACGTGCTCAAGTCCATCCTGGCCGACGCGCTGGGGCAGCACCTGGACGCGTTCCAGCGGATCGTGGTGGACCCGGCGTCGATCTCCGTGGTCCGCTACACCGAGGTGCGCCCGTTCGTGGTGCGCGTCAACGACCACAGCGCGGATCTGGCCGGGGTGGTGCCGCCGGTGCCGAAGCGCGGTAGGAAGAAGAAGACGTCCTCCGACGCGGAGATCGGAGGGTCGACAGGACAGAAGGGCCGCGCTGGATGACACCGGACAACCCGTTCTCGCAGGCGAGCGACCTGCCCTACGGTCTGCCCCCGTTCGACCGGATCGCCGACGAGCACTTCGGCCCGGCGTTCGAGGCCGGCTTGGCCGAGCACGCCGCGGAGATCGAGGCCATCGCAGGCAACCCGGAGCCGGCGACCTTCGAGAACACGATCGTGGCCCTGGACACCTCGGGGCGCCTGCTGCAGCGCGTCTCGTCGGTGTTCTTCAACCTCACCTCCTCCGACACCAATTCGGCGCGGCAAGAGCTGCAGGCCGAGATCGCGCCGAAGCTGGCCGCCCATTCCGACGCCATCCACCTGAACCCGGCGCTGTTCGCCCGCGTCAAGGAGCTGTACGACCGGCGCGACCAGCTGGGGCTGGACGAGGAGTCGGCGTGGCTGCTGGAGCGCACCTACACCGACTTCCAGCGCGCCGGCGCCGGGCTCGACGAGAGCCAGCAGGCCAAGTTGCGGGTGCTCAACGAGGAACTGTCCACGTTGTCCACCCGGTTCCAGGAGAACCTGCTGCGCGACACCAACGACCTCGCCGTGCTGGTCGAGGACCCCGCGGAGCTGGCCGGCCTGTCCGACGGCACGATCGCCGCCGCGCGTGAGGCCGCCGCGTCCCGCGGTGTCGAGGGGTACCTGCTCACCCTGAACCTGCCCACCTCGCAGCCGCTGCTGTCCGCCCTGGAGAACCGGGCGCTGCGGGAACGGCTGTTCACCGCGTCGATCTCGCGCGGCAACCGCGGCAACGAGAACGACAACTCGGCCGTGCTGGCGCGGATCGTGCAGCTGCGCGCCGAGAAGGCCGCCCTGCTCGGCCACCCCAACCACGCGGCGTACGTGATCTCCGACGAGACCGCCCGCACCGCCGAGGCCGCCGTCGGGCTGCTGGAACGGCTCGCGCCCGTCGCCGTGGCCAACGCCCGCCGCGATGCCGCCGAGCTGCAGACCTACCTCGGCCAGGACCACCCCGGCGCCACGCTCGAGCCGTGGGACTGGGCCTTCTACGCCGAGCGCGTCCGCAAGGCGAAGTTCGACCTCGACGACGCGACGCTGCGGCCGTACTTCGAGTTGGACCGGGTGGTGCGCGACGGCGTCCTGTTCGCGGCGAGCAAACTGTACGGGCTGCGCTTCACCGAACGCCACGACCTGCCCGTCTACCACCCGGATGTGCGGGTGTTCGAGGTCTTCGACGCCGACGGCAGCCCGCTGGGCCTGTTCCTCGGCGACTACTACACGCGCGACTCCAAGCGCGGCGGCGCCTGGATGAACACCTTCGTCGACCAATCGCACCTACTGGGCGAACGGCCGGTGGTGGTCAACAACCTCAACATCGCCAAGCCGCCTGCCGGTGAGCCGACGCTGCTCACCTTCGACGAGGTCACGACGCTGTTCCACGAGTTCGGGCACGCGTTGCACGCGCTGGTGTCGGACGTGCGCTACCCGAAGTTCTCCGGCACCAACGTGCCGCGGGACTTCGTGGAGTACCCGTCGCAGGTCAACGAGATGTGGATGCTGTGGCCGGAGGTGCTGGCGAACTACGCCAAGCACCACGAGACCGGGGAGCCGCTGCCGCAGCGCCTGGTGGAGCGGCTGGAAGAGTCGGCCCAGTACGGCCAGCCCTTCGCCACCACCGAGTACCTGGCCGCGTCGCTGCTGGACCAGGCCTGGCACGGGCTGGGCACCGAGGACGCGGTCGGCGACCTCGCCTCGTTCGAGGCCGCGGCGCTGGAGAAGGCCGGGGTGGCGGTGCCGGCGATCCCGCCGCGCTACCGCAGCACCTACTTCGCGCACGTGTTCAGCGGCGGCTACTCGGCCGGGTACTACTCCTACATCTGGAGCGAGGTGCTCGACGCCGACACCGTGGAGTGGTTCAAGGAGAACGGCGGCCTCAGGCGCGAGAACGGCGACCACTTCCGGGCCACGCTGCTCTCCCGCGGCGGCTCCGGTGACCCGATGGGCTTCTTCCGCGCCTTCCGCGGCCGCGACCCGGAAATCGCGCCGCTCCTGGCGCGGCGCGGCCTGACCGGCGCGTGATGGAGGTCGGGCGGGAGGCGCAGTACGACGTCTTCGCCGAGGAGTTCCTCGACCACGCACGGGACGGCTTCTGCAACGCCCACCTGGACCGACCGCAGAAGTGGGCGGGGGTGCGCAGCGAACCGGCGAGGTCGGAGCCGATGGTCAGCGCGCCGAACCCGCACGCCAGGGCCGCCGCCGATCCGCCGGAGGACCCGCCCGCCGTGCGCTCGTGGTCCCACGGGTTGCTGGTGGTGCCGTAGATGTCGTTGAAGGTGTGGATGTCCTGCAACCCGCGCGGCACGTTCGTCTTGCCCAGCACCACCGCGCCCGCGGCCTTGAGCCGCGACACCTGCACCGCGTCCTCCGCGGGCAGGAAATCCCGGTGTTGCGGCATCCCCCAGGTCGTCGGCAACCCGGCGACGTCGTAGGACTCCTTGACCGTCACCGGAATCCCGAGCAGCGGCCGGCCCTCGCCGCGATCACGTGCCTGGTCGGCAGCCCGCGCGCGGTCGAAAGTCCGGCACGCAGACGCGTTGACGGCCTTGTCTTCGCGCTCGATGCGGTCGATGGCCTCGTCGGTCAGTTCCACCAAGGACACTGACCCGGCACGCAACGCGGCCGCCAGTTCCTCGGCCGGCTTCACACTCCACTCCATGAAGACGACGGCTATGGGCACGCCGGAGAGGGCATAATATCCCTTTTCGCACAACGGATGAGCGGGTTGAGGAACATCGACTGACCGAGGCCCGGCCGGAGTTCAGCGCTGCAGCGGCCACACCTCGACCACCCCGTGGGCCACCGCGCACGGCGTGCCGGCCACCATCCGCGTCGCCTCCTCCAGCGTGTCGGCCTCGATGATCGCGAACCCGGCGACCGGCAGGTCCGACCGCAGGAACGGGCCCGGTGTCACCTGGGTCCCGGCCGCGTCGTGGTTGCGCACCTGCACCGGCTCGCCCGCGATCCCCATCTCGGCCCCGCCGGCGCGTAACCGGGAGTCGTGCTCGTGGGCGGCCGCCCGCACCTCCTCGGCGGTCCGCTCGTAGCCTTCGCTGTCCCCGTAGCCGATCGTGATGAACTTCCCCATCGGAGCAAGGTAGCGCCGCCCGTCAGCCGAGCCAGTGCCCGTCGCGCATGAGGGTGCGTCCCGGCAGTCGGCACGCGGCTCGAACCCGGTCCGCGATGATCACCACGCTGATGCCGGAGGGCCGGCCCCCGCCCGGGAACCGGCCCTCCGAAACACCACCAGGAAAAATCAGATGAGACCGAGCTTCTTCACGGCCTCGCGCTCCTCGGCCAGCTCGTTGACCGACGCGTCGATCCGGCCGCGGGAGAACTCGTTGATCTCCAGGCCCTGCACGATCTCGTACTTGCCGTCCTTGCAGACGACCGGGAACGAGGAGATCAGGCCCTCCGGCACACCGTAGGAGCCGTCGGACGGCACGGCCATCGAGGTCCAGTCGCCCTCGGGGGTGCCGTTGACCCAGTTGTAGATGTGGTCGATGGCGGCGTTGGCGGCCGACGCGGCCGACGACGCGCCACGGGCCTCGATGATCTCCGCGCCGCGCTTGGCCACGCGCGGGATGAACTCCTCGGCCAGCCACTTCTCGTCGTTGACGGCCTCGGCGGCGTTCTTGCCCGCGACCTCGGCGTGGAAGATGTCCGGGTACTGGCTGGCGGAGTGGTTGCCCCAGATCGTCAGCTTCTTGATCTCGCCGACCGGCGCGTTCAGCTTCTTCGCCAGCTGGGCGACGGCGCGGTTGTGGTCCAGGCGGGTCATGGCGGTGAACCGCTCGGCCGGAACGTCAGGCGCGTGCGACTGCGCGATGAGGGCGTTGGTGTTGGCCGGGTTGCCGACCACCAGCACGCGGATGTCGTCGGCGGCGCCGGCGTTGATCGCCTCACCCTGCGGCTTGAAGATGCCGCCGTTGGCCTCCAGCAGGTCGGCGCGCTCCATGCCCTTGGTGCGCGGGCGCGCGCCCACCAGCAGCGCCACGTTGGCGCCGGCGAAAGCCTG carries:
- a CDS encoding undecaprenyl-diphosphate phosphatase, whose translation is MGWFEALVLGLVQGLTEFLPISSSAHLRITAAFAGWDDPGAAFTAVTQIGTELAVILYFSKKIGRILAVWWRSIYRPEWRHHPDARLGWLIIVGSLPIVVLGLLFQDAIDSAFRDLRLTATTLIVFGILLLIADRVGRQYRTLDQLTVPHGIGYGFAQAMALIPGVSRSGGTVTAGLFLGYTRAEAAEYAFLLALPAVFGSGLYKLTDIGGENSPEWGPTILATLVAFGVGYLVIAWLMNYIKTKSYVPFVIYRIALGVLLIVLVATGALDPNAGPAM
- a CDS encoding malate dehydrogenase, which codes for MTQAPVNVTVTGAAGQIGYALLFRIASGQLLGPDTPVKLRLLEIPQAVKAAEGTALELEDGAFPLLAGIDIFDDAKQAFAGANVALLVGARPRTKGMERADLLEANGGIFKPQGEAINAGAADDIRVLVVGNPANTNALIAQSHAPDVPAERFTAMTRLDHNRAVAQLAKKLNAPVGEIKKLTIWGNHSASQYPDIFHAEVAGKNAAEAVNDEKWLAEEFIPRVAKRGAEIIEARGASSAASAANAAIDHIYNWVNGTPEGDWTSMAVPSDGSYGVPEGLISSFPVVCKDGKYEIVQGLEINEFSRGRIDASVNELAEEREAVKKLGLI
- a CDS encoding histidine phosphatase family protein; this translates as MATVILLRHGRSTANGSGVLAGRTPKVGLDDTGRAQARALVERLAGVPLAEVVCSPMLRCKNTVAPLVAERGLTRTVEPRLSEVDYGEWTGRELKDLVKEPLWRVVQAHPSAAVFPGGEGLAGMQARAVAAVREHDARITAEHGDHAVWLLCSHGDVLKSILADALGQHLDAFQRIVVDPASISVVRYTEVRPFVVRVNDHSADLAGVVPPVPKRGRKKKTSSDAEIGGSTGQKGRAG
- a CDS encoding YciI family protein, whose translation is MGKFITIGYGDSEGYERTAEEVRAAAHEHDSRLRAGGAEMGIAGEPVQVRNHDAAGTQVTPGPFLRSDLPVAGFAIIEADTLEEATRMVAGTPCAVAHGVVEVWPLQR
- a CDS encoding M3 family metallopeptidase, giving the protein MTPDNPFSQASDLPYGLPPFDRIADEHFGPAFEAGLAEHAAEIEAIAGNPEPATFENTIVALDTSGRLLQRVSSVFFNLTSSDTNSARQELQAEIAPKLAAHSDAIHLNPALFARVKELYDRRDQLGLDEESAWLLERTYTDFQRAGAGLDESQQAKLRVLNEELSTLSTRFQENLLRDTNDLAVLVEDPAELAGLSDGTIAAAREAAASRGVEGYLLTLNLPTSQPLLSALENRALRERLFTASISRGNRGNENDNSAVLARIVQLRAEKAALLGHPNHAAYVISDETARTAEAAVGLLERLAPVAVANARRDAAELQTYLGQDHPGATLEPWDWAFYAERVRKAKFDLDDATLRPYFELDRVVRDGVLFAASKLYGLRFTERHDLPVYHPDVRVFEVFDADGSPLGLFLGDYYTRDSKRGGAWMNTFVDQSHLLGERPVVVNNLNIAKPPAGEPTLLTFDEVTTLFHEFGHALHALVSDVRYPKFSGTNVPRDFVEYPSQVNEMWMLWPEVLANYAKHHETGEPLPQRLVERLEESAQYGQPFATTEYLAASLLDQAWHGLGTEDAVGDLASFEAAALEKAGVAVPAIPPRYRSTYFAHVFSGGYSAGYYSYIWSEVLDADTVEWFKENGGLRRENGDHFRATLLSRGGSGDPMGFFRAFRGRDPEIAPLLARRGLTGA